Proteins found in one Panicum hallii strain FIL2 chromosome 4, PHallii_v3.1, whole genome shotgun sequence genomic segment:
- the LOC112888940 gene encoding protein TIC 21, chloroplastic-like isoform X1, with protein sequence MWSLLLYPAPPRPPLPTLRWRPVSSPAPKPSFSAPSRGAATVGTGTSSYAAGRSSLPRHPAAAAASGPSEPTPLSAEDGAERAKLAKQVSKKLEKTAWYFKNLGNLGFWSQLVCTTVSAGILTLSAVATGDATAPFTFCATSLGIIAAFISVFRSFGYIRLSERLRRTANEPAKAPARAAVVNNLRNSIVLNVVGMGAAVLGLQATVGALLAKALTASSVPYYQGIPPGQSPVLALDIFLVQASANTILSHFLGLSSSLELLRSVTEAAPVPKPA encoded by the exons ATGTGGTCGCTCCTCCTGTACCCGGCGCCGCCTAGGCCGCCCCTCCCAACGctgaggtggcggccggtgtCCTCTCCGGCACCGAAGCCCAGCTTCTCCGCTCCCAGCCGCGGGGCCGCCACCGTTGGTACTGGAACCTCATCTTATGCTGCTGGCCGAAGCTCTTTGCCGCGCCACcccgctgcggcggcggcgtccggcCCTTCTGAACCCACCCCTCTCTCTGCGGAGGATGGGGCCGAGCGCGCAAAGCTTGCTAAG CAGGTTAGCAAAAAACTAGAGAAAACAGCATGGTATTTTAAGAATCTGGGTAACCTGGGATTTTGGTCCCAACTGGTGTGCACAACTGTTTCAGCTGGAATTCTGACACTCTCGGCAGTTGCTACAGGGGATGCAACAGCTCCCTTTACATTCTGTGCAACTTCGCTTGGTATCATCGCAGCCTTTATCTCAGTATTCCGGTCATTTGGTTATATCCGCCTTTCTGAAAGGCTTAGAAGAACAGCAAATGAACCTGCTAAG GCTCCTGCCCGTGCTGCTGTGGTTAACAATCTGAGAAATAGTATTGTGCTTAATGTTGTTGGAATGGGTGCTGCAGTTCTTGGCCTGCAGGCCACCGTAGGTGCTTTGTTAGCCAAAGCCCTCACTGCCTCATCGGTGCCCTACTACCAGGGGATACCCCCTGGCCAGAGTCCTGTTCTTGCTTTAGATATTTTTCTTGTTCAG GCTTCAGCCAACACAATTCTCTCGCATTTCCTTGGGCTATCGAGCTCACTCGAGCTGCTGCGAAGTGTAACAGAAGCTGCCCCGGTCCCAAAACCAGCATGA
- the LOC112888940 gene encoding protein TIC 21, chloroplastic-like isoform X2 has product MWSLLLYPAPPRPPLPTLRWRPVSSPAPKPSFSAPSRGAATVGTGTSSYAAGRSSLPRHPAAAAASGPSEPTPLSAEDGAERAKLAKVSKKLEKTAWYFKNLGNLGFWSQLVCTTVSAGILTLSAVATGDATAPFTFCATSLGIIAAFISVFRSFGYIRLSERLRRTANEPAKAPARAAVVNNLRNSIVLNVVGMGAAVLGLQATVGALLAKALTASSVPYYQGIPPGQSPVLALDIFLVQASANTILSHFLGLSSSLELLRSVTEAAPVPKPA; this is encoded by the exons ATGTGGTCGCTCCTCCTGTACCCGGCGCCGCCTAGGCCGCCCCTCCCAACGctgaggtggcggccggtgtCCTCTCCGGCACCGAAGCCCAGCTTCTCCGCTCCCAGCCGCGGGGCCGCCACCGTTGGTACTGGAACCTCATCTTATGCTGCTGGCCGAAGCTCTTTGCCGCGCCACcccgctgcggcggcggcgtccggcCCTTCTGAACCCACCCCTCTCTCTGCGGAGGATGGGGCCGAGCGCGCAAAGCTTGCTAAG GTTAGCAAAAAACTAGAGAAAACAGCATGGTATTTTAAGAATCTGGGTAACCTGGGATTTTGGTCCCAACTGGTGTGCACAACTGTTTCAGCTGGAATTCTGACACTCTCGGCAGTTGCTACAGGGGATGCAACAGCTCCCTTTACATTCTGTGCAACTTCGCTTGGTATCATCGCAGCCTTTATCTCAGTATTCCGGTCATTTGGTTATATCCGCCTTTCTGAAAGGCTTAGAAGAACAGCAAATGAACCTGCTAAG GCTCCTGCCCGTGCTGCTGTGGTTAACAATCTGAGAAATAGTATTGTGCTTAATGTTGTTGGAATGGGTGCTGCAGTTCTTGGCCTGCAGGCCACCGTAGGTGCTTTGTTAGCCAAAGCCCTCACTGCCTCATCGGTGCCCTACTACCAGGGGATACCCCCTGGCCAGAGTCCTGTTCTTGCTTTAGATATTTTTCTTGTTCAG GCTTCAGCCAACACAATTCTCTCGCATTTCCTTGGGCTATCGAGCTCACTCGAGCTGCTGCGAAGTGTAACAGAAGCTGCCCCGGTCCCAAAACCAGCATGA